The Engystomops pustulosus chromosome 4, aEngPut4.maternal, whole genome shotgun sequence genome contains a region encoding:
- the SVOPL gene encoding putative transporter SVOPL isoform X2, protein MEPQLTKYVNTVKMEEMPPDAPETSKGPKTFSVEDAVETIGFGRFHIMLFLIMGSTGIAEAMEIMLLAVISSSIRCEWHLQSWQVALVTMMVFFGYMIFSIVLGLLADRYGRLKILTLSFLWGAYFSLLTSFAPTYAWFVFLRCMVGCGVSGHSQGLIIKTEFLPKNFRGYMLPLSQFVPESARYNVSVGKDQAAMETLGRIAKINRSKMPEGRIHEPVAENLGSFMDLLDPKYRRTSLQIWVIWLGIAFAYYGVILASSELLENNLLCGTGPVQGSISVEKGEGPCHCNMLSTSDYHTMIISTIGEIALNPFNILGINLIGRRWTLGITMTTTGVFFLLLIICLSRTGLIAILFCLRALVSANFNTIYIYTAEVYPTVMRAIGMGTSGSLCRIGAMAAPFIAQVLLSASIIGGLCLFAGVCFVCALSAFTLPIETKGRALQQVK, encoded by the exons ATGGAGCCACAACTGACAAAATATGTGAACACCGTGAAGATGGAGGAGATGCCCCCAGACGCTCCAGAAACATCTAAGG GCCCAAAGACTTTTTCCGTGGAGGACGCGGTGGAGACAATCGGATTTGGTCGTTTCCATATTATGTTATTTCTGATTATGGGGAGCACCGGG ATCGCCGAAGCCATGGAGATAATGCTCCTCGCCGTCATCTCATCCTCCATCCGCTGTGAGTGGCACCTACAGAGCTGGCAGGTGGCGCTGGTCACTATg ATGGTTTTCTTCGGATACATGATTTTCAGTATAGTTCTTGGACTCCTCGCAGACAGATACGGTCGTCTGAAG ATCCTGACCCTGTCCTTCCTGTGGGGGGCGTACTTCTCCCTTCTTACCTCCTTCGCTCCCACTTACGCCTGGTTCGTCTTCCTGCGGTGTATGGTGGGATGTGGCGTCTCCGGTCACTCACAGGG TCTCATCATCAAAACTGAATTTTTGCCAAAGAATTTCCGCGGTTACATGCTCCCACTGTCACAG TTTGTCCCTGAGTCCGCGAGATATAACGTCTCTGTGGGTAAAGATCAGGCAGCGATGGAAACGCTGGGGAGAATCGCCAAGATCAATCGGTCAAAGATGCCGGAGGGAAGGATCCACGAGCCGGTGGCG GAGAACCTCGGGAGCTTCATGGATCTTCTAGATCCGAAATATCGTCGCACTTCATTGCAGATTTGGGTCATCTG GTTGGGTATCGCCTTTGCGTATTACGGCGTCATCCTGGCGAGCTCCGAGCTGCTGGAGAACAATCTGCTGTGCGGCACCGGTCCGGTCCAGGGGTCCATCAGTGTAGAAAAGGGAGAGGGTCCCTGTCACTGCAACATGCTGAGCACCTCCGACTACCACACCATGATCATCAGCACCATCGGAGAGATCGCGT TAAACCCTTTTAACATTTTGGGCATTAACCTGATTGGTCGCCGTTGGACTCTTGGCATCACTATGACGACTACGGGAGTCTTCTTCCTGCTGCTCATCATCTGCTTGTCCCG GACCGGACTCATCGCGATTCTTTTCTGTCTTCGCGCTTTAGTTTCTGCGAACTTCAACACCATCTACATCTACACGGCGGAG GTGTATCCGACTGTAATGAGAGCCATCGGGATGGGGACAAGCGGCTCCCTGTGCCGGATTGGAGCCATGGCCGCCCCTTTTATAGCACaa GTTCTGCTCAGCGCCTCCATCATCGGGGGGCTCTGCCTCTTCGCCggagtctgttttgtctgtgctCTCTCTGCCTTCACCCTGCCCATAGAGACCAAAGGGCGAGCGCTACAG
- the SVOPL gene encoding putative transporter SVOPL isoform X1: MEPQLTKYVNTVKMEEMPPDAPETSKGPKTFSVEDAVETIGFGRFHIMLFLIMGSTGIAEAMEIMLLAVISSSIRCEWHLQSWQVALVTMMVFFGYMIFSIVLGLLADRYGRLKILTLSFLWGAYFSLLTSFAPTYAWFVFLRCMVGCGVSGHSQGLIIKTEFLPKNFRGYMLPLSQLFWLGGSLLIIGLGSVVTPSLGWRWLVRFASIPGIILILVFKFVPESARYNVSVGKDQAAMETLGRIAKINRSKMPEGRIHEPVAENLGSFMDLLDPKYRRTSLQIWVIWLGIAFAYYGVILASSELLENNLLCGTGPVQGSISVEKGEGPCHCNMLSTSDYHTMIISTIGEIALNPFNILGINLIGRRWTLGITMTTTGVFFLLLIICLSRTGLIAILFCLRALVSANFNTIYIYTAEVYPTVMRAIGMGTSGSLCRIGAMAAPFIAQVLLSASIIGGLCLFAGVCFVCALSAFTLPIETKGRALQQVK, translated from the exons ATGGAGCCACAACTGACAAAATATGTGAACACCGTGAAGATGGAGGAGATGCCCCCAGACGCTCCAGAAACATCTAAGG GCCCAAAGACTTTTTCCGTGGAGGACGCGGTGGAGACAATCGGATTTGGTCGTTTCCATATTATGTTATTTCTGATTATGGGGAGCACCGGG ATCGCCGAAGCCATGGAGATAATGCTCCTCGCCGTCATCTCATCCTCCATCCGCTGTGAGTGGCACCTACAGAGCTGGCAGGTGGCGCTGGTCACTATg ATGGTTTTCTTCGGATACATGATTTTCAGTATAGTTCTTGGACTCCTCGCAGACAGATACGGTCGTCTGAAG ATCCTGACCCTGTCCTTCCTGTGGGGGGCGTACTTCTCCCTTCTTACCTCCTTCGCTCCCACTTACGCCTGGTTCGTCTTCCTGCGGTGTATGGTGGGATGTGGCGTCTCCGGTCACTCACAGGG TCTCATCATCAAAACTGAATTTTTGCCAAAGAATTTCCGCGGTTACATGCTCCCACTGTCACAG CTCTTCTGGTTGGGGGGCTCGTTGCTGATCATCGGTTTGGGGTCAGTGGTCACCCCCAGTCTAGGCTGGCGCTGGCTCGTCCGCTTCGCCTCCATCCCTGGGATCATCCTCATCCTCGTCTTCAAG TTTGTCCCTGAGTCCGCGAGATATAACGTCTCTGTGGGTAAAGATCAGGCAGCGATGGAAACGCTGGGGAGAATCGCCAAGATCAATCGGTCAAAGATGCCGGAGGGAAGGATCCACGAGCCGGTGGCG GAGAACCTCGGGAGCTTCATGGATCTTCTAGATCCGAAATATCGTCGCACTTCATTGCAGATTTGGGTCATCTG GTTGGGTATCGCCTTTGCGTATTACGGCGTCATCCTGGCGAGCTCCGAGCTGCTGGAGAACAATCTGCTGTGCGGCACCGGTCCGGTCCAGGGGTCCATCAGTGTAGAAAAGGGAGAGGGTCCCTGTCACTGCAACATGCTGAGCACCTCCGACTACCACACCATGATCATCAGCACCATCGGAGAGATCGCGT TAAACCCTTTTAACATTTTGGGCATTAACCTGATTGGTCGCCGTTGGACTCTTGGCATCACTATGACGACTACGGGAGTCTTCTTCCTGCTGCTCATCATCTGCTTGTCCCG GACCGGACTCATCGCGATTCTTTTCTGTCTTCGCGCTTTAGTTTCTGCGAACTTCAACACCATCTACATCTACACGGCGGAG GTGTATCCGACTGTAATGAGAGCCATCGGGATGGGGACAAGCGGCTCCCTGTGCCGGATTGGAGCCATGGCCGCCCCTTTTATAGCACaa GTTCTGCTCAGCGCCTCCATCATCGGGGGGCTCTGCCTCTTCGCCggagtctgttttgtctgtgctCTCTCTGCCTTCACCCTGCCCATAGAGACCAAAGGGCGAGCGCTACAG